From a region of the bacterium genome:
- a CDS encoding TPM domain-containing protein: MAGCAALATTGGPASKKPSYAPFPEPDSGYVSDHADLLTIDEEEQIERWLWQIESRTGVEIIIVVVDSIARYPGTPNQDVESFAGGLFDAYGIGNMPANDGVLLLVAHDDRRARIELGAGYGHGRDGDARKIMDRAIVPRFREGDYAGGIQAGTKAVAKEFAGVRIGPPWMLIGLLATLPVLGLIAFSLFKNGKRGWGWVVVGLMIVVILLILFIVMRIVRHMPRESSSGWSAGGLGGFGGGSSGGGGATGSW, translated from the coding sequence GTGGCCGGCTGCGCGGCTCTTGCGACCACGGGCGGGCCGGCTTCAAAGAAGCCTTCGTACGCACCCTTCCCCGAGCCCGACTCGGGCTACGTCTCGGACCACGCGGATCTGCTCACGATCGACGAGGAGGAGCAGATCGAGCGTTGGCTGTGGCAGATCGAGAGCCGCACGGGTGTCGAGATCATCATCGTGGTCGTCGACTCGATCGCACGCTACCCCGGCACGCCGAACCAGGATGTCGAGTCGTTTGCCGGAGGTCTGTTCGACGCCTACGGCATCGGCAACATGCCGGCCAACGACGGTGTGCTGCTGCTCGTCGCGCATGACGATCGCAGGGCGCGCATCGAGCTCGGGGCGGGTTACGGGCACGGCCGCGACGGCGACGCGCGGAAAATCATGGACCGCGCCATCGTGCCGCGATTCCGCGAGGGCGACTACGCCGGCGGCATTCAAGCCGGGACCAAGGCGGTGGCGAAGGAGTTCGCCGGAGTCCGTATCGGTCCACCGTGGATGTTGATCGGTTTGCTCGCGACGCTGCCCGTCCTGGGGCTCATCGCGTTCAGCCTGTTCAAGAACGGCAAGCGCGGCTGGGGTTGGGTGGTCGTCGGGTTGATGATCGTCGTCATCCTGCTGATCCTGTTCATCGTGATGCGGATCGTGCGCCACATGCCGCGTGAGAGCAGCTCGGGCTGGAGCGCCGGAGGCCTGGGCGGCTTCGGCGGCGGTTCGTCCGGCGGCGGCGGCGCGACGGGAAGCTGGTAG
- a CDS encoding serine/threonine protein kinase has protein sequence MTRFLYRRRAWITIGGALAYLIVCLVVILTLGVDRRPGTPVALNGEALPEQMWFAGTDRLVTVERTEARLTVVSWELPEGTPQRSRVELPTLDSGEPAAYAVAPNGRSVAWIEGGRIFVRDLEGGVETDALAHHLDEGQAGVVQQLALVMDRSSDRLVAAIIYENGDLQFWDYSNLENLGGSNMPPTWRFAYHDTDHLVVGSLAEKDVMVMPLHDLKDMAFKNYFWEFPGVTALCVVDGGVPVLGTERGNIFRPKANATWDTSPERLGVIHALAPGADGSVYAGGDFDGIYRLSHDLLEKEVVTSATPTRLLSVSDRFLAFSNGDFTGFVELNAERYLAPWVKSPGYWLAFILGFIGTLATLIGLTRAAPPTGGSTPPSSGETDDRDTQDAQVDSVHDDPPIAVSDIAPGGKIGRYEALAYLGQGGMGVVLRARDPQLDREVAIKIVSEKFSANDTAMARFKSEARAIAQLRHPNILTIHDIGQTGELIYLVTELLEGQTLEQRIKEGRSLAPADALKIVALVAVGLSAAHEKGIVHRDIKPGNIFLTRDQESKVKIFDFGLAQTVPVEPGDPATRPTVQHHTSPGHFIGTPGYSSPEQVRVRPLDERTDMFSLGCVLYELLTGDRPFIRETMADTAAAVLLFEPPSVTTVDESLPEALGGIVHRCLAKEPEDRFASMRELLAELVPLIRELDDSWQEPLISRDTDVDGSGDQDH, from the coding sequence TTGACGCGTTTCCTGTACAGGCGACGTGCGTGGATCACGATTGGCGGGGCCCTCGCCTACCTGATCGTCTGCCTCGTGGTGATCCTGACCCTTGGTGTCGATCGACGCCCCGGAACTCCTGTCGCCTTGAATGGCGAGGCGTTACCAGAGCAGATGTGGTTCGCCGGAACGGACCGTCTCGTCACGGTCGAGCGGACGGAAGCAAGGTTGACGGTTGTTTCCTGGGAGCTCCCCGAGGGAACCCCGCAACGAAGTCGCGTTGAGCTGCCGACATTGGATTCGGGTGAGCCCGCTGCCTATGCCGTCGCGCCGAACGGCCGGTCGGTGGCGTGGATCGAGGGTGGCCGGATCTTCGTGCGCGACCTCGAGGGCGGAGTGGAGACGGACGCCCTGGCCCACCACCTCGACGAGGGGCAGGCCGGCGTCGTGCAACAGTTGGCGCTCGTGATGGACCGCTCCAGCGACCGACTGGTGGCGGCAATCATCTACGAGAACGGCGATCTGCAGTTCTGGGACTACTCCAACCTGGAGAATCTCGGCGGATCCAATATGCCGCCGACCTGGCGTTTCGCATATCACGACACCGATCACCTCGTCGTGGGCTCCCTCGCCGAGAAAGACGTCATGGTCATGCCGTTGCACGACTTGAAGGACATGGCCTTCAAGAACTACTTCTGGGAATTCCCCGGTGTGACCGCTCTGTGCGTGGTCGACGGAGGCGTTCCCGTGCTTGGCACGGAACGCGGAAACATCTTCCGGCCCAAGGCGAATGCGACGTGGGATACGAGCCCGGAGAGACTCGGCGTGATCCACGCGCTTGCCCCCGGCGCCGATGGAAGCGTCTACGCCGGTGGCGACTTCGACGGTATCTATCGGTTGAGCCACGACCTCCTCGAAAAAGAAGTCGTCACTTCGGCAACACCGACCCGATTGCTGTCGGTCAGCGATCGGTTTCTCGCATTCTCCAACGGGGACTTCACCGGTTTCGTCGAGCTCAACGCCGAGCGCTACCTTGCCCCTTGGGTCAAGAGCCCGGGCTACTGGCTCGCGTTCATTCTCGGGTTCATCGGGACCCTGGCGACTCTGATCGGTTTGACGAGGGCTGCGCCGCCTACCGGCGGATCAACGCCGCCTTCGAGTGGGGAGACGGACGACCGGGACACGCAGGACGCCCAGGTCGACTCTGTACATGACGACCCGCCGATCGCCGTGTCGGATATCGCTCCCGGTGGCAAGATCGGACGCTATGAAGCCCTGGCGTATCTAGGGCAAGGTGGCATGGGTGTCGTTCTCCGCGCGCGTGATCCGCAACTGGACCGCGAGGTGGCGATCAAGATCGTCTCGGAGAAGTTCTCAGCCAACGATACCGCCATGGCGCGATTCAAGAGCGAGGCAAGGGCAATCGCGCAGCTTCGCCACCCGAACATCCTCACCATCCACGACATCGGTCAGACAGGCGAGCTCATCTATCTGGTAACCGAGCTGCTGGAGGGGCAGACCCTCGAGCAACGAATCAAAGAAGGACGGTCGCTCGCGCCGGCCGACGCGCTGAAGATCGTTGCATTGGTCGCGGTCGGACTCTCCGCCGCCCATGAAAAAGGCATCGTTCACCGCGACATCAAGCCGGGCAACATCTTCCTGACTCGAGATCAAGAGTCCAAGGTCAAGATCTTCGATTTCGGACTCGCGCAGACGGTTCCGGTCGAACCCGGCGATCCCGCGACCCGCCCGACGGTGCAGCATCACACGTCGCCCGGGCATTTCATCGGAACGCCGGGATACTCGTCGCCCGAGCAGGTTCGTGTGAGGCCGCTCGATGAGCGAACCGATATGTTCTCACTCGGCTGCGTGCTCTACGAACTGCTGACCGGCGATCGTCCGTTCATCAGGGAGACGATGGCTGACACCGCGGCCGCAGTTCTCTTGTTCGAACCGCCGAGCGTCACTACAGTCGATGAGAGCCTACCCGAGGCGCTCGGCGGCATCGTCCATCGATGTCTCGCAAAAGAGCCTGAAGACCGATTTGCCTCGATGCGTGAGTTGCTCGCCGAACTCGTGCCCTTGATTCGAGAACTCGACGACTCGTGGCAAGAGCCGCTCATCTCCCGCGACACCGACGTAGACGGGTCGGGCGATCAGGATCACTGA